A genome region from Tautonia marina includes the following:
- a CDS encoding LamG domain-containing protein — MSQRRMYYLRPTRSTPSEPPPPPPPPPPPIVTPETAPNRLLWLDAASGVSARGASQFNGTNQFLSAASNTALRAGGTDFFIATWARIDASGILTFACKQPTPSDREWILGYDSTGAFASNRFFFRTAGANASNNVAANAFGAASIGQWYFVIAWRDYAANKIRIRINAAATDENTPANAITPTNAPLLLGASQVSTTPTYDRFHSGRLDQVVFGKPASIGTIINELHATLYNGGAGVSYSQLSASQKSIWGLVSFWELDERSGERKDSHGSNHLTPANNPVAADGIISGPADPLDPVQSWVDQIASIRMTQDTANQRPTWQSTGGLDFDGLDDRLSRAAPIVGNRSHFTLLGKVRLNALPTTNPAVIFTEADPLAGVVNRLAIAPTGHVVASYRPAGGTLVTATSSASISPGVEVMVGVRRQGTAFQVFLDGVPSGAVATVDPGTSLDGATMQIGGPVESSGQAHFGGRITSLFAVGQALSDPEIASLSSNL; from the coding sequence GTGAGCCAACGTCGAATGTACTACCTCCGACCTACGCGATCGACTCCGTCGGAACCGCCGCCGCCGCCACCGCCGCCGCCGCCGCCGATCGTGACCCCCGAAACCGCTCCGAACCGCTTACTCTGGCTCGACGCCGCGTCGGGGGTCAGCGCTCGCGGAGCCTCGCAGTTCAACGGAACCAACCAGTTCCTCTCCGCCGCGAGCAACACCGCGCTTCGTGCCGGCGGAACCGACTTCTTCATCGCAACCTGGGCACGGATCGACGCGTCAGGGATTCTGACCTTCGCGTGCAAGCAGCCCACCCCGAGCGATCGGGAATGGATCCTGGGCTACGATTCGACCGGCGCGTTTGCCTCGAATCGCTTCTTCTTCCGCACGGCCGGCGCGAATGCCTCGAACAACGTGGCCGCAAACGCCTTCGGCGCGGCGTCGATTGGACAATGGTATTTCGTTATTGCCTGGCGCGATTACGCCGCGAATAAGATCCGAATCCGGATCAACGCGGCGGCCACCGATGAAAACACCCCCGCCAACGCGATCACCCCGACCAACGCTCCCTTGCTGCTGGGTGCTTCGCAGGTGTCAACCACCCCGACCTACGACCGGTTCCACTCCGGACGGCTCGACCAGGTTGTTTTCGGGAAACCGGCATCGATTGGCACGATCATCAACGAGCTTCACGCCACCCTTTACAACGGCGGCGCGGGCGTCTCGTACAGCCAGCTTTCCGCCTCGCAAAAATCAATCTGGGGTCTGGTGTCGTTCTGGGAACTCGACGAGCGCTCCGGAGAACGCAAGGACTCCCACGGGTCGAACCATCTGACCCCCGCGAATAACCCGGTCGCCGCCGACGGAATCATCTCCGGCCCGGCCGACCCCCTCGATCCGGTCCAATCCTGGGTCGATCAGATCGCCTCGATCCGAATGACTCAGGACACGGCCAACCAGCGGCCGACCTGGCAATCGACGGGCGGCCTCGACTTTGACGGCCTCGACGATCGCCTGAGCCGCGCCGCGCCGATCGTCGGCAATCGCTCGCACTTCACCCTGCTGGGCAAGGTGCGGCTCAACGCCCTGCCGACGACCAACCCTGCCGTCATCTTCACCGAGGCCGATCCCCTCGCCGGCGTCGTCAACCGGCTGGCGATCGCCCCAACGGGCCATGTCGTCGCCTCGTACCGACCAGCGGGAGGAACGCTCGTCACCGCAACCTCCTCGGCCTCGATTTCGCCGGGGGTTGAGGTGATGGTCGGGGTCCGGCGCCAGGGCACCGCATTCCAGGTGTTCCTTGACGGAGTCCCTTCGGGCGCCGTGGCCACCGTTGACCCCGGCACCAGTCTCGACGGCGCCACGATGCAGATAGGGGGGCCCGTGGAATCGAGCGGCCAGGCTCACTTCGGCGGCAGAATCACCTCGCTCTTTGCCGTCGGTCAGGCGCTCTCCGATCCCGAGATCGCCAGCCTGTCAAGCAACCTCTGA
- the proC gene encoding pyrroline-5-carboxylate reductase: protein MTGSSAAADTRWGFLGAGKMASALIRGMIRAGVVTPSAIAVSDPMAEAREAMAAEGVLACGSNAEVADRSDVLVLAVKPQAMTAALDELAGGGRGKLVISVAAGISVATLSARLGPEARVVRVMPNTPALVGEGAAAYCLGPGVSADDESLVLRLLESVGIARRVPEGLMDAATGLCGSGPAFVYAMIEALSDGGVRVGLPRDLATAMAAQTVLGAARMVLETGAHPGALKDQVTSPGGTTIAGIHALERGGLRAALMDAVQAAALRSAELAEGR from the coding sequence ATGACCGGATCGTCTGCCGCTGCCGACACGCGATGGGGATTTCTCGGGGCGGGGAAGATGGCCTCGGCCTTGATCCGGGGGATGATCCGGGCCGGAGTGGTGACGCCGTCGGCCATTGCCGTCAGCGATCCGATGGCCGAGGCCCGCGAGGCGATGGCGGCCGAAGGGGTTCTGGCGTGCGGTTCGAATGCCGAGGTGGCCGATCGGAGCGACGTGCTGGTGCTGGCCGTCAAGCCGCAGGCGATGACCGCCGCCCTGGACGAACTGGCCGGCGGAGGACGAGGGAAGCTGGTGATCTCGGTGGCCGCGGGCATTTCGGTAGCGACTCTCTCGGCGAGGCTCGGTCCTGAGGCCCGCGTGGTCCGTGTGATGCCGAACACGCCGGCCCTCGTTGGCGAAGGAGCGGCGGCCTACTGTTTGGGGCCAGGCGTTTCTGCTGACGATGAATCCCTGGTCCTTCGGCTTCTGGAATCGGTCGGCATTGCTCGACGCGTTCCCGAAGGATTGATGGACGCCGCGACCGGGCTTTGCGGCAGTGGTCCGGCGTTTGTGTACGCGATGATTGAGGCTCTTTCCGATGGCGGTGTGCGGGTCGGACTTCCTCGTGACCTTGCCACCGCAATGGCGGCGCAAACGGTGCTGGGAGCCGCCCGGATGGTCCTGGAAACCGGAGCGCATCCGGGGGCGTTGAAAGATCAGGTCACCAGTCCCGGCGGCACGACCATTGCCGGAATCCATGCGCTGGAACGTGGCGGCCTGCGCGCCGCCTTGATGGACGCCGTGCAGGCCGCCGCCTTGCGATCGGCCGAACTGGCCGAGGGCCGGTGA
- a CDS encoding Ig-like domain-containing protein codes for MSGLAPIATWIGQDGHDFVGRSTTPGPNGVQDIRITLDDLPTDQTVTSAEIRGYGGGIWTYNGTGVHWAAAFVRVNDSPEADLFFEPNRVEVGRPFSVRLWFDDGSTTLISFAGGIADPTFRMPELTAQLSWIGQDGSDRVGNGASVGPDGRQDAVIALTNLSPTVPITTIDVRGPGSLAWQSGANPKGLPNAEFVRNAADPTQGSLFFQPEQSLDGLPLTVTIFYADNTIELADLTAGPSDPTLLVSPAPSVPLRSDPILAQWLGQSNDPIAGLGAAGVSLEGLPTDRTVVGASLSGTERGATWAYTDASITAPVSIEPSSRPLTFRRDPDDPTRASIAFAAREKAEPGEMTLRLQYDDGTFSLVRIEHGPIDSTLRAPRPEASRVVARPGDDLQALVDGFGAVHLSSGVYDLDRPLILNRAIQISADPGATLVFSQASDAPAWPSAITIHHGNTTLDGFAVRFDGPVRWDWSVPFEPAVILSTDARDKTTGTAKVGLLLSNLDLQGPPVSALGDSLEYSALLVNLTSSENGRLLDNQLRGGSVRVFNGPWEIAGNTYLGAMPGTWTHDVFAMSRAYDVTVRDNVASPLPGSGKTYRFLVLTQDGSNMRVVRNRVEGIGPRDDDPQPHPNNPEVILTEAYHVPFEGKPLALSDNGLILQIPPPQGRAIRSGDVVAVLSGPSAGQWRRIAHVIDPQTLLLDHPLPTDQPIEAVSVSSGFVDLIIADNYVDVRGGSEASPIVLAGAHFGVEVRENHLLGGAPVRIESAASESTVHWGWTHTPQLDVRFIENTIEDSQGGLDAGIVRYPQGKRSEGRTYVDLQIQDNLFAWSPAFFSQFNTVTPPTAMILGDPLSIDPLEIRMTVTGNVVKLPPSITSGATIQAESMTFNGDAVSTQFIRMPEQPLIAPKGLRLIADTGLSPSDFLTSDPRLAVDRPDWAVGLEYRREGQSTFQPILNPNGFLPQNLTDGTTTIFIRAIDDYGRPSPESWLTITLDTTSPEAVTPKLGPGQDTGVSTTDRLTRIAAPVLVVEGNASETFVLVRLVGGTETELDRRLGPGPLQADSPLPDGEHRLAVRRIDAAGNATLGDPLTVTIDTTPPDPVAVMLGPGQDTGLSSSDRITRLNRPSFQAVIPNLDRLVLLHNGRNVAQNLGSGPLRPDVPLPDGEHQLSIRRIDAAGNATEGPALTVRIDTTPPAPVAGLTHLGGGRVSFQQLSDAVDYVYRVGNGPTIPLAGATSFLARGLPFDPTPVTVRAIDAAGNLGAEATITAAFPAPTGIWLGQRAGVDLVGRSVSQTAPDGYQDVGFALTGLPTDRSIVSAEVRGWGGGIWQYNIASSVYWKAALIHAPGTARAELYVQPYMVETGRPYFIRLNFSDGSTIGVNLNGGPVNPALRTFSVAGPAPTVGDGETVSGGGIIPGTQAPATSWRERMTLIREAQRERIAQRRAAQLEQIQARQNALRANRPVVSPQERPAQLTGFGFRPASRSNFAPMG; via the coding sequence TTGAGCGGTCTCGCACCGATTGCAACCTGGATCGGCCAGGATGGACACGACTTCGTCGGCCGCTCGACCACCCCCGGACCCAACGGTGTCCAGGACATTCGCATCACCCTCGATGACCTCCCCACGGATCAGACCGTAACTTCGGCCGAGATCCGAGGCTATGGTGGGGGCATCTGGACCTACAACGGAACCGGAGTTCACTGGGCCGCCGCCTTCGTCCGGGTCAACGACTCCCCCGAGGCCGACCTGTTCTTCGAGCCGAATCGGGTCGAGGTCGGTCGGCCGTTCAGCGTCCGCCTCTGGTTCGACGACGGATCAACCACCCTGATCTCCTTCGCCGGAGGGATCGCCGATCCAACCTTCCGCATGCCCGAACTCACGGCGCAGCTTTCCTGGATTGGCCAGGACGGCTCCGACCGGGTCGGCAACGGTGCCTCGGTCGGCCCCGACGGTCGCCAGGACGCCGTCATCGCCCTGACGAACCTCTCGCCGACGGTCCCCATCACGACGATCGACGTCAGAGGGCCCGGCAGCCTCGCCTGGCAATCGGGGGCCAATCCCAAGGGGCTCCCCAACGCCGAGTTCGTCCGAAACGCAGCCGACCCCACGCAGGGCTCCCTGTTCTTCCAGCCCGAGCAAAGCCTTGATGGCCTCCCCCTGACCGTCACGATTTTTTACGCCGACAACACGATCGAACTCGCGGATCTGACCGCCGGGCCGAGCGATCCGACCCTCCTCGTCTCCCCTGCCCCGAGCGTCCCCCTCCGATCCGATCCGATCCTTGCTCAGTGGCTCGGCCAGTCGAACGACCCAATCGCCGGCCTCGGCGCCGCCGGAGTGAGCCTGGAAGGGTTGCCGACCGATCGAACCGTCGTCGGCGCCTCGCTCAGCGGAACCGAACGAGGTGCGACCTGGGCCTACACCGACGCCTCCATCACTGCCCCGGTCTCGATCGAACCCTCGTCCCGCCCCTTGACCTTCCGACGCGATCCGGACGACCCGACCCGTGCTTCAATCGCCTTTGCCGCCCGAGAGAAGGCCGAACCGGGCGAGATGACCCTTCGCCTCCAGTACGACGACGGCACCTTCTCGCTCGTCCGCATCGAACACGGACCGATCGACTCGACTCTCCGGGCCCCTCGGCCAGAGGCATCGCGCGTGGTCGCTCGGCCGGGAGACGATCTGCAAGCGCTCGTTGATGGCTTTGGCGCGGTCCACCTGTCGAGCGGAGTTTACGACCTCGATCGCCCCTTAATCCTCAACCGGGCCATCCAGATCTCCGCCGATCCCGGTGCAACCCTCGTGTTCTCGCAAGCGAGCGACGCCCCGGCCTGGCCCTCGGCCATCACCATTCATCACGGCAACACAACGCTCGACGGCTTCGCCGTGCGATTCGATGGCCCGGTGCGTTGGGACTGGTCGGTCCCGTTCGAGCCGGCGGTCATTCTCAGCACCGATGCTCGGGACAAGACTACCGGGACCGCCAAGGTCGGCCTGCTCCTCTCCAATCTCGACCTGCAAGGCCCGCCGGTCTCGGCCCTGGGCGATTCGCTCGAATACTCGGCGCTGCTCGTCAATCTGACCTCGTCCGAGAACGGCCGGCTGCTCGACAACCAGTTGCGCGGCGGATCGGTTCGGGTCTTCAACGGCCCCTGGGAGATCGCCGGCAATACGTACCTCGGCGCGATGCCCGGCACCTGGACACACGACGTTTTCGCCATGAGCCGGGCTTACGATGTCACCGTCCGGGACAACGTGGCCTCCCCCCTGCCCGGCTCGGGCAAGACCTATCGCTTCCTGGTTTTGACCCAGGATGGCTCGAACATGCGAGTCGTACGCAATCGGGTCGAGGGGATCGGCCCGAGGGACGACGACCCGCAGCCCCACCCGAACAATCCTGAAGTCATCCTCACCGAGGCCTATCACGTCCCGTTCGAAGGCAAGCCGCTGGCCCTCTCCGACAACGGCTTGATTCTCCAAATCCCGCCGCCTCAGGGCCGAGCCATCCGATCGGGAGACGTGGTCGCGGTCCTCTCCGGCCCCAGCGCCGGCCAGTGGCGACGCATCGCTCATGTGATCGATCCGCAAACCCTCTTACTCGATCATCCCTTGCCGACCGATCAGCCGATCGAGGCCGTCTCGGTATCGTCGGGCTTCGTGGATCTGATCATTGCAGACAATTATGTTGATGTTCGAGGGGGTTCCGAGGCCTCGCCGATCGTCCTCGCCGGGGCCCATTTTGGCGTTGAGGTACGCGAGAATCATTTGCTCGGCGGCGCTCCGGTTCGGATCGAGTCGGCCGCGTCCGAATCGACCGTTCACTGGGGCTGGACGCACACCCCTCAGCTCGACGTCCGGTTCATCGAAAACACGATCGAAGACAGCCAGGGAGGACTCGACGCCGGGATCGTTCGCTACCCTCAGGGGAAACGGAGTGAGGGACGAACCTATGTCGATCTCCAGATCCAGGACAACCTGTTCGCCTGGTCCCCGGCCTTTTTCTCGCAATTCAACACCGTGACCCCGCCGACGGCCATGATCCTCGGCGACCCTCTGTCCATCGACCCGCTCGAAATTCGGATGACGGTCACCGGCAATGTCGTCAAGCTGCCCCCCTCGATCACCAGCGGCGCGACGATCCAGGCCGAGTCGATGACCTTCAACGGTGATGCCGTCTCGACCCAGTTCATCCGCATGCCCGAGCAACCGCTGATCGCTCCGAAAGGGCTGCGCCTGATTGCCGATACTGGCCTGAGCCCCAGCGACTTTCTGACCTCTGACCCTCGGCTCGCTGTCGATCGCCCCGACTGGGCCGTCGGTCTCGAATACCGTCGGGAAGGTCAAAGCACCTTCCAACCGATCCTGAACCCCAACGGCTTCCTGCCGCAGAACCTGACCGACGGCACCACAACCATCTTCATCCGAGCAATCGACGACTACGGCCGTCCCAGCCCCGAATCCTGGTTGACGATCACGCTCGACACGACTTCGCCCGAAGCCGTCACCCCCAAACTCGGGCCGGGGCAAGACACCGGCGTCTCGACCACCGACCGCCTGACCCGCATCGCCGCGCCGGTTCTCGTCGTCGAGGGGAATGCAAGCGAGACGTTCGTCCTGGTCCGCCTCGTCGGTGGGACCGAGACGGAGCTGGATCGACGCCTCGGACCAGGTCCATTGCAGGCAGACTCTCCCCTACCCGACGGCGAGCATCGGCTTGCCGTCCGTCGGATCGACGCCGCCGGAAACGCAACGCTCGGCGACCCGCTGACCGTCACCATCGACACGACGCCCCCCGATCCGGTTGCCGTGATGCTGGGCCCCGGTCAGGACACCGGCCTTTCCAGCTCCGACAGGATTACCCGCCTGAACCGGCCGTCTTTCCAGGCGGTGATTCCCAACCTCGACCGACTCGTCTTGCTCCACAACGGCCGGAACGTGGCGCAGAACCTCGGCTCGGGCCCGTTGCGTCCCGATGTCCCCCTACCCGACGGCGAGCATCAGCTTTCCATCCGTCGGATCGACGCCGCCGGGAATGCCACCGAGGGGCCTGCCCTGACGGTGCGAATCGACACCACGCCACCCGCTCCGGTCGCCGGCCTGACCCACCTGGGAGGCGGTCGCGTCTCGTTCCAGCAGTTGTCTGACGCCGTTGATTATGTCTACCGCGTGGGGAATGGTCCGACGATCCCCTTGGCCGGGGCGACCTCGTTCCTGGCCCGCGGCTTGCCCTTCGACCCTACTCCGGTCACGGTCCGCGCAATCGACGCCGCCGGGAACCTGGGAGCCGAGGCAACGATCACAGCCGCCTTCCCCGCTCCGACTGGAATCTGGCTCGGGCAGCGGGCCGGAGTCGATCTCGTGGGCCGATCGGTCAGCCAGACGGCTCCCGACGGTTACCAGGACGTGGGCTTCGCCCTGACCGGCCTGCCGACCGACCGCTCGATCGTCTCGGCCGAGGTCCGCGGCTGGGGAGGCGGGATCTGGCAATACAACATCGCCAGTTCTGTCTACTGGAAGGCCGCCCTGATTCACGCTCCCGGCACCGCTCGGGCCGAGCTTTACGTGCAGCCGTACATGGTCGAGACCGGCCGACCCTACTTCATCCGCCTGAATTTCAGCGACGGGTCCACCATCGGCGTCAATCTGAACGGTGGCCCGGTCAATCCGGCGCTCCGGACCTTCTCCGTGGCCGGCCCGGCTCCGACGGTTGGGGACGGGGAAACCGTGTCGGGCGGTGGGATCATTCCGGGGACCCAGGCGCCCGCCACGTCCTGGCGTGAGCGGATGACCTTGATCCGAGAGGCGCAGCGTGAGCGGATCGCCCAGCGTCGGGCGGCACAGCTCGAACAAATCCAGGCCCGGCAGAACGCCCTTCGGGCGAATCGCCCCGTGGTCAGTCCCCAGGAACGACCGGCACAGCTTACCGGGTTCGGCTTCCGACCCGCTTCGAGGAGCAATTTCGCTCCGATGGGCTGA
- a CDS encoding ABC1 kinase family protein produces the protein MLRETVGHLRDLPRYRQILSTLLRYGYQDVVAAIHIEGLVRPLEQIALGEENIPPADRAMRLRMVCEDLGPTFVKLGQLLSTRPDLMPDSYIQELSLLRDEVRPFPYAEAEAIIREDLGPPENFFAAIDPVPLASASISQVHAATLLNGRSVVLKIRRPGIEKVVQADLDILRNLAHLAERRIPWIAAARPMALAKEFERNLKRELDLNAERRTMQRCKLQLAKEPHVYVPETIDNLSSGRILTMERIDGVDIDDLDGIRALGITPEEVAVRGGVLLAKQIFTYGLFHADPHPGNLRVLPGGIVVQLDYGLFGQMDLPTRERIADLLLGLMAQDTDRVMRALDDLEISGEGVDYRALRRDLGEMVLTYSELTLDNIDLSKLLGELVALIRSHHLRLPPDLMLLIRSLITIESVGRHLDPHFDVATHARPYVAALTRKRYSPWRLLAAAGRTAEDVQRVATLLPEVLGQSLESIRRGELRVTFDLHKFEQLVKQLTRTGNTLAAGIVIAGLVVGSSLIVDAGPRLLPLGVTGYAIAVILGGWLLWNMFRHS, from the coding sequence GTGCTTCGCGAAACCGTCGGCCACCTCCGCGACCTGCCGCGGTATCGGCAAATCCTCTCGACCCTGCTCCGTTACGGATATCAGGACGTCGTTGCGGCCATTCACATTGAGGGCCTCGTCCGTCCGCTGGAGCAAATCGCGCTGGGTGAGGAGAACATCCCCCCGGCCGACCGCGCCATGCGGCTCCGGATGGTCTGCGAGGATCTCGGGCCGACCTTCGTGAAGCTCGGCCAGTTGCTCAGCACCCGGCCGGACCTGATGCCCGATTCGTACATCCAGGAGCTGAGCCTCCTGCGAGACGAGGTTCGCCCCTTTCCCTATGCCGAGGCCGAGGCCATCATCCGCGAGGATCTCGGCCCTCCCGAGAACTTCTTCGCCGCGATTGACCCGGTCCCTCTGGCGTCGGCTTCCATCTCGCAGGTCCACGCCGCGACCTTGCTCAACGGCCGCTCGGTCGTCCTCAAAATCCGACGCCCGGGGATCGAGAAGGTGGTCCAGGCCGACCTCGACATCCTCCGCAACCTCGCCCATCTCGCCGAGCGCCGAATTCCCTGGATCGCCGCCGCCCGACCGATGGCCCTGGCCAAGGAGTTCGAACGCAATCTCAAGCGAGAGCTTGACCTGAACGCCGAGCGCCGCACCATGCAGCGCTGCAAGTTGCAACTGGCGAAAGAGCCTCATGTCTATGTGCCCGAGACGATCGACAACCTCTCCAGCGGCCGCATCCTCACCATGGAGCGGATCGACGGCGTCGATATTGACGACCTCGACGGCATCCGAGCCCTGGGGATCACTCCCGAGGAGGTCGCTGTCCGGGGCGGAGTCCTCCTGGCCAAGCAAATCTTCACCTATGGCCTCTTTCATGCCGACCCTCATCCCGGCAACCTCCGTGTCTTGCCCGGCGGCATCGTCGTTCAGCTCGACTACGGCCTGTTCGGCCAGATGGACCTCCCCACCCGCGAACGCATTGCGGACCTCCTGCTCGGACTTATGGCCCAGGACACCGACCGCGTCATGCGGGCGCTCGACGATCTGGAAATCAGCGGCGAGGGGGTCGATTACCGCGCCCTCCGTCGCGACCTCGGCGAGATGGTCCTGACCTACTCCGAGCTGACGCTCGACAACATCGACCTCTCAAAACTCCTTGGCGAACTGGTGGCCCTGATCCGTAGCCATCACCTTCGCTTGCCTCCCGACCTGATGCTCTTGATCCGATCGTTGATCACCATTGAAAGTGTCGGCCGACACCTCGACCCCCACTTCGACGTGGCAACCCACGCCCGCCCCTACGTCGCCGCGCTGACCCGCAAACGCTATAGCCCGTGGCGATTGCTCGCCGCGGCCGGCCGAACCGCAGAGGATGTGCAGCGCGTGGCCACGTTGCTGCCCGAGGTCCTCGGCCAATCGCTCGAATCGATCCGACGCGGCGAGCTTCGGGTGACGTTCGACCTGCATAAATTCGAGCAACTGGTCAAGCAACTGACCCGGACCGGTAACACCCTGGCCGCCGGAATCGTCATCGCCGGCCTGGTCGTCGGATCATCGTTGATCGTCGATGCCGGGCCTCGCCTCCTCCCGCTCGGGGTGACCGGCTACGCGATCGCCGTGATCCTCGGCGGCTGGCTGCTCTGGAACATGTTCCGCCATTCGTAA
- a CDS encoding serine/threonine-protein kinase: MPVTVRCPNPSCERINRFDPSLAGHAVRCPVCGSRFNLADVPPIASPIGGTGSAQTQELTTLVKGAEERARPDRELPRQVGRYVIKREIGAGAFGAVYCAYDPQLDRDVALKVPHPGVLEAPSAVERFLREARAAGKLRHGHIVPVFDAGQDDQGHDYIASAYVPGSTLAELLIDGPLPARRAAEIICDLAEALEHAHDLGIVHRDIKPSNLLIDAAGEVLIADFGLAQHRGPSDATITEVGTIMGTPGYMAPEVAAGINGDVPPASDQYSLAVVLFELLCGRRPFQGPSHVVIYRKLEEPPPSPRQFRPDLSPTLDAIVLQALSRNPKDRFPTIGEFALALRSWLDSGDDAPLATESNRVSSSSSASRLAPVSPEPEPRDLPPLVRTPEAPRRRTLPNLSPELRMALVTLAIWGLIILGVVVLILALSGDS; the protein is encoded by the coding sequence ATGCCCGTGACCGTCCGCTGCCCGAACCCGTCGTGCGAGCGGATCAACCGCTTCGACCCGTCGCTGGCCGGTCATGCCGTGCGCTGCCCAGTCTGCGGCTCGCGGTTCAACCTGGCCGACGTCCCTCCCATCGCCTCGCCGATCGGCGGCACCGGATCGGCCCAGACGCAAGAACTGACCACCCTGGTCAAGGGGGCCGAGGAACGGGCCCGGCCCGATCGGGAGCTGCCCCGCCAGGTCGGGCGTTACGTGATCAAGCGGGAAATCGGTGCCGGGGCCTTCGGCGCGGTCTACTGTGCGTATGATCCCCAGCTTGATCGAGACGTGGCGCTGAAGGTCCCGCATCCGGGGGTTCTGGAAGCCCCCTCGGCCGTCGAGCGCTTCCTCCGCGAGGCCCGAGCCGCCGGCAAGCTGCGTCACGGCCATATCGTGCCGGTCTTCGACGCCGGACAAGACGACCAGGGGCACGACTACATCGCCTCGGCCTACGTTCCCGGATCGACACTCGCGGAACTCTTGATCGACGGCCCTCTGCCCGCCCGCCGCGCCGCCGAGATCATTTGCGACCTGGCCGAGGCGCTCGAACACGCGCACGACCTGGGAATCGTCCACCGCGACATCAAGCCCTCAAACCTCCTGATCGACGCTGCCGGCGAGGTCCTGATCGCCGATTTCGGCCTCGCCCAGCACCGCGGGCCAAGCGATGCGACGATCACCGAGGTCGGCACGATCATGGGAACTCCCGGCTACATGGCCCCCGAGGTCGCCGCCGGCATCAACGGAGACGTCCCTCCGGCCAGCGATCAGTACAGCCTGGCCGTCGTGCTGTTCGAGTTGCTTTGCGGCCGTCGGCCGTTTCAGGGGCCGTCACACGTGGTCATTTACCGAAAGCTCGAAGAACCGCCCCCGTCCCCTCGGCAATTCCGCCCCGATCTCTCCCCAACGCTCGACGCCATCGTCCTCCAAGCCCTCTCCCGAAATCCGAAAGACCGTTTCCCGACCATCGGCGAATTCGCCCTCGCCCTCCGCTCGTGGCTCGACTCCGGAGACGACGCGCCCCTCGCCACCGAGTCGAACCGCGTCTCCTCAAGCTCCAGCGCTTCGCGCCTCGCCCCGGTGTCTCCCGAACCGGAGCCGAGGGATCTTCCTCCTCTCGTCCGCACACCCGAGGCTCCTCGACGGCGGACCTTACCGAACCTCTCTCCCGAACTCAGAATGGCACTGGTCACGCTGGCCATCTGGGGGCTCATCATTCTGGGGGTCGTCGTCCTGATACTGGCCCTTTCGGGCGATTCCTGA
- a CDS encoding SRPBCC family protein yields MIRALSLLGIGAGLMYYFDPDRGRRRRALVRDQFDHQLHQLDTLSRKAGRDTRNRAQGLVAEGRALLTSDHAPDRVIAERIRSAIGRVVTKPSDIQVSVLYGQATVSGPILPDEVEPLLDTVASTRGVIGVVDHLQPHYGSDTLSAPLHDRVQRRRSARPDPIPTQWDPSTRLLAGASGGALLLGGLSRGGLLGLAGGLVGAGLISRSLADLPLQTLLGADGGNRAFESHDSITIHAPVEDVFAFLTNYENYPHILPNVRDVEAMGKHHWRWSLIGPGGMTFEVEDLITRFEPNQAVAWHSAGQSELHYAGAARYVAEPDGSTTIHASMAYSPPGGALGHGLAWLAGYSPKQQLQQVLLRTKSFLETGKVPHDAYDPTPPPDHRIRAEA; encoded by the coding sequence ATGATACGAGCGCTTTCCCTGCTGGGGATCGGTGCCGGCTTAATGTACTACTTCGACCCCGATCGGGGGCGTCGTCGCCGAGCCCTGGTCCGTGATCAGTTCGACCACCAGCTCCACCAGCTCGACACCCTTTCACGGAAGGCCGGTCGAGACACCCGGAATCGGGCTCAGGGGTTGGTGGCCGAAGGCCGAGCCCTGTTGACCAGCGATCATGCGCCCGATCGGGTCATCGCCGAGCGGATTCGGTCGGCCATCGGTCGGGTCGTCACCAAACCGAGCGACATTCAGGTATCGGTCCTGTACGGCCAGGCGACCGTCAGCGGCCCGATCCTTCCCGACGAGGTCGAGCCCTTGCTCGACACCGTCGCCTCGACCCGAGGGGTCATCGGGGTCGTCGACCACCTGCAACCGCATTACGGCTCCGACACCCTTTCGGCCCCGCTGCATGACCGTGTCCAGCGCCGCCGCAGTGCCCGACCCGATCCGATCCCGACCCAGTGGGACCCTTCCACCCGCTTGCTCGCCGGAGCCTCGGGCGGGGCCCTGCTCCTTGGCGGCCTCTCACGAGGCGGATTGCTCGGCCTGGCTGGCGGACTCGTCGGAGCAGGCTTGATCAGCCGATCCCTTGCCGATTTGCCGCTTCAAACCTTACTGGGTGCCGACGGCGGCAATCGGGCCTTCGAGTCGCACGACTCGATCACGATCCACGCCCCGGTCGAAGACGTCTTCGCCTTCCTGACGAACTACGAGAACTATCCCCACATTCTGCCGAACGTCCGAGACGTTGAGGCGATGGGGAAACACCACTGGCGATGGTCCCTGATCGGCCCCGGCGGGATGACGTTCGAGGTCGAGGACCTGATCACCCGATTCGAGCCGAACCAGGCCGTTGCCTGGCACAGCGCCGGGCAGTCGGAGCTGCATTACGCCGGAGCCGCCCGCTACGTCGCCGAACCCGACGGCAGCACAACGATTCACGCGTCGATGGCGTACAGTCCCCCCGGCGGTGCCCTCGGTCATGGCCTCGCCTGGCTGGCCGGATATTCTCCGAAACAGCAACTTCAGCAGGTGCTGTTGCGGACCAAATCGTTCCTGGAAACCGGCAAGGTTCCACACGACGCCTACGATCCAACGCCTCCCCCCGACCACCGCATCCGGGCCGAAGCCTGA